From the Streptomyces sp. Tu 2975 genome, one window contains:
- a CDS encoding PP2C family protein-serine/threonine phosphatase, with the protein MAMIIGGVVFDVLTPPRFTAVPLYAAAPLVAAPVLSWMATLLTGMAAILALSILHAVNRSFWQITVLTETTTVVTVVVLALFINSLVRRSGERLASARVIAETAQRAVLPAPADRIGGLHIAARYEAAQAGAFIGGDLFAVQDTPHGVRLLVGDVRGKGLGAVGTVAVLIGAFREAAEQERSLEGVAQRLERALKREGTRREGLDAVEGFTTAVLGEIPRGRALVRLVNRGHPEPLVLHADGDLDVLAPAQAALPLGMGDLAAWPDRTDEYPLPDGATLLLYTDGVTEARDARGVFYDPVARLAGRLFPGPAELLDALVDDVRRYTGGGASDDMALLAVGRPAEGQPERRRTVPVVPPEPGGRGRST; encoded by the coding sequence ATGGCGATGATCATCGGCGGGGTGGTGTTCGACGTTCTGACCCCGCCCCGGTTCACCGCCGTACCCCTCTATGCCGCCGCCCCTCTCGTCGCGGCGCCTGTCCTGTCATGGATGGCGACCCTGCTGACCGGGATGGCCGCGATTCTGGCCCTGAGCATCCTCCACGCCGTCAACAGAAGCTTCTGGCAGATCACCGTCCTCACCGAGACGACCACTGTGGTCACCGTCGTCGTTCTCGCGCTGTTCATCAACTCCCTCGTGCGGCGCAGCGGGGAGCGGCTCGCCTCGGCCCGGGTGATCGCGGAGACCGCGCAGCGGGCCGTGCTGCCCGCGCCGGCCGACCGGATCGGCGGGCTGCACATCGCCGCCCGGTACGAGGCGGCGCAGGCGGGCGCGTTCATCGGCGGCGACCTCTTCGCGGTGCAGGACACGCCTCATGGCGTGCGCCTCCTTGTCGGCGATGTGCGGGGCAAGGGGCTGGGGGCGGTGGGGACCGTGGCCGTGCTCATCGGCGCGTTCCGTGAGGCCGCGGAGCAGGAGCGCTCGCTGGAGGGCGTGGCGCAGCGGTTGGAGCGGGCGCTCAAGCGGGAAGGCACCAGGCGGGAGGGCCTGGACGCCGTGGAGGGGTTCACCACCGCCGTTCTGGGCGAGATCCCGCGCGGCCGGGCCCTGGTGCGGCTGGTGAACCGGGGGCATCCCGAGCCCTTGGTGCTGCACGCCGACGGGGATCTGGACGTCCTCGCGCCGGCGCAGGCGGCGCTGCCGCTCGGGATGGGTGACCTGGCGGCGTGGCCGGACCGGACGGACGAGTACCCGCTGCCCGACGGGGCGACGCTGCTGCTCTACACGGACGGGGTGACGGAGGCGCGGGACGCCCGCGGCGTCTTCTACGACCCGGTGGCACGGCTCGCCGGGCGTCTCTTCCCGGGACCGGCGGAGCTGCTGGACGCGCTGGTCGACGACGTACGCCGGTACACCGGCGGCGGTGCGAGCGACGACATGGCGCTGCTGGCGGTCGGCAGGCCGGCGGAAGGGCAGCCGGAACGGCGCAGGACGGTGCCGGTGGTTCCGCCGGAGCCGGGCGGCCGGGGCAGATCCACATGA
- a CDS encoding class I SAM-dependent methyltransferase has product MTNGNSDADYEGLPPDRRDQAEAFDAIGDSYDDAFPHKEGQVSAGEWLAEALSPGARVLDLGCGTGVPTAQRLADAGLEVVGVDLSKEMVGLARANVPHGTFHRLDIADLRPDGPTDLGRFDAVTAFFSLLMLPRAEIPEALRTVHHLLVPGGVFVLSMVEADMDNRAIPFLGKSIRVSGYLREELHKVVEQDFEILKESSYTYAPAVSDVPPEEQVFLRCRRRD; this is encoded by the coding sequence GTGACAAACGGGAACAGCGACGCCGACTACGAGGGCCTGCCCCCCGACCGCAGGGACCAGGCCGAGGCCTTCGACGCCATCGGCGACAGTTACGACGACGCCTTCCCGCACAAGGAGGGTCAGGTCTCCGCCGGCGAATGGCTGGCGGAGGCGCTGTCCCCCGGGGCACGGGTGCTGGACCTCGGCTGCGGCACCGGAGTGCCGACCGCGCAACGGCTGGCGGACGCCGGACTCGAGGTGGTGGGCGTCGACCTGTCGAAGGAAATGGTGGGACTCGCCCGGGCGAACGTGCCCCACGGGACGTTCCACCGACTCGACATCGCGGACCTCCGGCCGGACGGCCCCACGGATCTGGGCCGCTTCGACGCGGTCACGGCCTTCTTCTCCCTGCTCATGCTCCCCCGCGCCGAGATCCCCGAGGCGCTGCGGACCGTCCACCACCTGCTGGTCCCCGGCGGCGTGTTCGTGCTCTCGATGGTGGAGGCGGACATGGACAACCGCGCGATCCCGTTCCTCGGAAAAAGCATCCGGGTGTCCGGCTACCTCCGCGAAGAGCTGCACAAGGTCGTCGAGCAGGACTTCGAGATCCTCAAGGAGTCCTCGTACACCTACGCCCCGGCGGTCAGCGACGTGCCGCCCGAGGAGCAGGTCTTCCTCCGCTGCCGGCGCCGCGACTGA
- a CDS encoding PrsW family intramembrane metalloprotease codes for MPAPARRRYRPRAASRIWRSRAFRAGAVVTLLALCALVILVLVREQTGTHGFLVGLGLATLPVPLLLAAFRWLDRVEPGPWRNLLFAFAWGAFAAALIAIIANTFATRWIATATADPASADTLGATVIAPVVEESAKAAAILLLFVFRRRDFTGIVDGVVVAGFTATGFAFTENILYLGSAFGEDQAIGTSGFASVTAATFFVRIVMSPFAHPLFTVLTGLGFGVAALGGRRHRRLRRIALPLLGLALAMGMHALWNGSASMLGPWGFYAVYGAFMVPVFALLTWLTIWTRQRELRTISEELPAYAAAGWMSAAEPRALSSMRARTVARDFARRAYGPAAGHAVTEYEAFATTLAFLRHRAHRGAAGPDFVEREQELLHHLWQRREVAGPSLAYAAQATARMPLPPPHRDYSGYNPYRY; via the coding sequence GTGCCCGCGCCCGCGCGCCGGCGCTACCGGCCTCGGGCGGCGTCGAGGATCTGGCGCAGCCGGGCGTTCCGCGCCGGTGCGGTGGTCACCCTGCTCGCCCTTTGTGCCCTGGTGATCCTGGTGCTGGTGCGCGAGCAGACCGGCACCCACGGCTTCCTGGTCGGTCTCGGTCTGGCGACGCTGCCGGTCCCGCTGCTGCTGGCGGCGTTCCGCTGGCTCGACCGGGTGGAGCCCGGCCCGTGGCGGAACCTTCTCTTCGCCTTCGCCTGGGGCGCGTTCGCCGCCGCACTGATAGCGATCATCGCGAACACCTTCGCGACCCGCTGGATAGCGACGGCGACCGCCGACCCCGCGTCGGCCGACACCCTCGGGGCGACGGTGATAGCGCCGGTCGTCGAGGAGAGCGCGAAGGCCGCCGCGATCCTGCTGCTCTTCGTCTTCCGCAGACGGGACTTCACCGGAATCGTGGACGGCGTGGTGGTCGCCGGCTTCACCGCCACCGGCTTCGCCTTCACGGAGAACATCCTCTATCTGGGCAGTGCCTTCGGCGAGGACCAGGCGATAGGCACCTCCGGCTTCGCCTCCGTCACCGCCGCGACGTTCTTCGTACGCATCGTGATGTCGCCGTTCGCGCATCCGCTCTTCACCGTGCTCACCGGCCTCGGCTTCGGTGTCGCCGCGCTCGGGGGGCGCAGACACCGGCGGCTCCGGCGCATCGCCCTGCCGCTGCTGGGCCTGGCGCTCGCGATGGGCATGCACGCCCTGTGGAACGGCTCGGCGTCGATGCTCGGCCCGTGGGGCTTCTACGCCGTGTACGGGGCGTTCATGGTGCCGGTGTTCGCGCTGCTCACCTGGCTGACGATATGGACCCGCCAGCGTGAGCTGCGCACGATCTCCGAGGAGCTTCCGGCGTACGCCGCGGCCGGCTGGATGTCCGCGGCCGAGCCACGCGCCCTGTCGTCGATGCGGGCCCGCACCGTGGCCCGGGACTTCGCCCGGCGCGCGTACGGCCCGGCGGCCGGTCACGCCGTGACGGAGTACGAGGCGTTCGCGACGACGCTCGCCTTCCTGCGCCACCGGGCCCACCGGGGTGCGGCGGGCCCGGACTTCGTGGAGCGCGAGCAGGAGCTGCTGCACCATCTGTGGCAGCGCAGGGAGGTGGCGGGGCCTTCACTGGCGTATGCCGCTCAGGCCACCGCCCGGATGCCGCTGCCACCGCCGCACCGCGACTACAGCGGCTACAACCCCTACCGCTACTGA
- a CDS encoding aldo/keto reductase, with translation MTSLRTLGSSDLTVFPLALGGNVFGWTADEARTFAVLDAYTAAGGNFVDTADSYSSWAPGNEGGESETLIGKWLAGRGNRSEVVVATKVGAHPRHKGLSASTIKAAAEESLTRLGTDHIDLYYTHFDDPSVPVEEIITALDQLVKDGKVRAIAASNISAERLQASLAFSEREGLARYVALQPHYNLVSRHTYEGELQDTAARSGLAAVPYYALASGFLTGKYRPGTTVDSARAQGASKHLESERGLKVLDVLDRIAQARGAEIATVALAWLAAQPTVAAPIASARTVEQVPALVAAADLALTDGELAELTAASA, from the coding sequence ATGACTTCTCTGCGCACCCTCGGTTCCTCCGACCTGACCGTCTTCCCGCTCGCTCTCGGCGGCAACGTCTTCGGTTGGACGGCCGACGAGGCGCGGACCTTCGCGGTCCTCGACGCGTACACCGCCGCGGGCGGCAACTTCGTCGACACCGCCGACAGCTACTCCTCGTGGGCCCCCGGGAACGAGGGCGGCGAGTCGGAGACCCTCATCGGCAAGTGGCTCGCGGGTCGCGGCAACCGCTCCGAAGTCGTCGTCGCCACCAAGGTCGGCGCCCATCCCCGCCACAAGGGCCTCTCCGCGAGCACGATCAAGGCGGCCGCGGAGGAGTCACTCACCCGGCTGGGCACCGACCACATCGACCTCTACTACACCCACTTCGACGACCCGTCCGTGCCCGTCGAGGAGATCATCACCGCCCTCGACCAGCTGGTGAAGGACGGCAAGGTCCGTGCGATCGCCGCCTCCAACATCAGCGCCGAACGGCTCCAGGCGTCGCTGGCCTTCTCCGAGCGGGAGGGGCTCGCCCGGTATGTGGCGCTCCAGCCCCACTACAACCTGGTCTCACGCCACACCTACGAGGGCGAACTGCAGGACACCGCCGCCCGCTCCGGCCTCGCCGCCGTCCCCTACTACGCGCTCGCCTCCGGTTTCCTCACAGGCAAGTACCGGCCGGGCACCACGGTGGACAGCGCCAGGGCCCAGGGAGCGTCCAAGCACCTCGAGTCGGAGCGGGGACTGAAGGTTCTCGACGTGCTCGACCGGATCGCGCAGGCCCGTGGCGCGGAGATCGCGACCGTCGCACTGGCGTGGCTGGCCGCGCAGCCGACCGTGGCCGCGCCGATCGCGTCGGCCCGTACGGTCGAGCAGGTGCCTGCCCTGGTGGCGGCAGCGGACCTGGCCCTGACGGACGGCGAGCTGGCCGAGCTGACCGCCGCGTCCGCCTGA
- a CDS encoding M23 family metallopeptidase, whose amino-acid sequence MASNMPAPEARFASERFSADAPERTWEEWNPTEDSVRPVRGRHRVIKQRGGIARSSTVLGVGVIAAVGAGGIATAQDKPAVSISLPDSIADKLPDAKSLPGVGSLISDSDDSDGDAHAAPLTAATTVADGGAGRTQAAGSGEALRARILQQAEQQQAEADAEAKTAAEALAAEQAAAAAEKQQSAAEAKAAEEKRKAEEAARAAAEAARLAELARSFSLPTSSYTITSTYGESGAMWSSGQHTGLDFAAPTGTPVKAVHGGTVKSAGWSGSYGYRIVLELEDGTEVLYAHLSSMTASAGQQVSTGETIGRVGATGNVTGPHLHLEVHTAGGAGIDPMAWLRGKGLTI is encoded by the coding sequence GTGGCGTCCAACATGCCTGCCCCCGAGGCCCGCTTCGCGTCCGAACGTTTCAGTGCCGACGCCCCCGAGCGGACCTGGGAGGAATGGAATCCCACTGAGGACTCCGTCCGCCCCGTGCGCGGCCGGCACCGTGTCATCAAGCAGCGCGGCGGCATCGCCCGCAGCTCCACGGTGCTCGGAGTCGGCGTCATCGCCGCCGTCGGCGCGGGTGGCATAGCCACCGCGCAGGACAAGCCGGCGGTCTCCATCTCCCTTCCCGATTCCATCGCGGACAAGCTTCCCGACGCCAAGTCCCTTCCCGGCGTGGGGTCCCTGATCTCCGACTCGGACGACTCCGACGGCGACGCCCACGCCGCGCCGCTCACCGCCGCGACCACGGTCGCCGACGGCGGCGCCGGTCGGACCCAGGCCGCCGGCTCCGGCGAGGCCCTGCGCGCCCGGATCCTCCAGCAGGCCGAGCAGCAGCAGGCAGAGGCCGACGCCGAGGCGAAGACGGCCGCGGAGGCGCTCGCCGCCGAGCAGGCGGCGGCCGCCGCCGAGAAGCAGCAGAGCGCGGCCGAGGCCAAGGCCGCCGAGGAGAAGCGGAAGGCGGAGGAGGCCGCGCGGGCGGCTGCGGAGGCGGCGCGTCTCGCCGAGCTCGCCCGCAGCTTCTCTCTCCCCACCTCCTCCTACACAATCACCTCCACCTACGGTGAGTCCGGCGCGATGTGGTCCTCCGGCCAGCACACCGGCCTCGACTTCGCGGCCCCGACCGGGACCCCGGTCAAGGCGGTGCACGGCGGCACGGTCAAGTCCGCGGGCTGGTCCGGCTCCTACGGCTACCGCATCGTCCTCGAACTCGAGGACGGCACCGAGGTCCTGTACGCCCACCTCTCCTCGATGACGGCGAGCGCGGGCCAGCAGGTGTCCACCGGCGAGACGATCGGGCGCGTCGGCGCGACCGGCAATGTCACCGGTCCGCACCTGCACCTCGAGGTGCACACCGCCGGCGGCGCGGGTATCGACCCGATGGCGTGGCTGCGCGGCAAGGGCCTCACGATCTGA
- a CDS encoding Rrf2 family transcriptional regulator, whose product MRLTKFTDLALRAVMRLAVSEQGEPLTTREVAEEMNVPYAHMAKAIARLQRLGVLDARRGRGGGLELTTLGRRASVGWLVRELEGEGEVVACEGDAPCPLRGACRLRRALRDAQEAFHAALDPLTVADLVASPAGPVLVGLSGRRAG is encoded by the coding sequence GTGCGACTGACCAAGTTCACCGATCTGGCGCTCCGCGCCGTCATGCGCCTCGCCGTCTCCGAGCAGGGTGAGCCTCTGACCACCCGCGAGGTGGCGGAGGAGATGAACGTTCCTTACGCGCACATGGCCAAGGCGATCGCCCGGCTCCAGCGCCTCGGCGTCCTGGACGCCCGGCGAGGACGGGGCGGGGGTCTCGAGCTGACCACGCTCGGTCGGCGGGCCTCCGTCGGATGGCTGGTGCGGGAGCTGGAGGGAGAGGGTGAAGTGGTCGCCTGCGAGGGCGACGCGCCGTGCCCCCTGCGGGGGGCCTGCCGGCTGCGGCGGGCGCTGCGGGACGCGCAGGAGGCTTTCCATGCCGCCCTGGACCCGCTGACGGTGGCCGATCTGGTGGCTTCGCCGGCCGGTCCTGTGCTGGTCGGGCTCTCGGGTCGCCGCGCCGGGTGA
- the trmB gene encoding tRNA (guanosine(46)-N7)-methyltransferase TrmB, which yields MSEFRDPDPSPEAPRHFIRAKSEPRFPGGPAADPAGSHHERRIRSFQPRRSRVTAGQEDALQRLWPLWGLDIDGHRVLDLEEMFGGLPVVLEIGFGMGEATAQMAADDTGTGILAVDVHTPGQGNLLALAERNGLSNIRVANGDAIILLREMLPPRSLHGMRVYFPDPWPKKRHHKRRLIQPDFLTLAAGPLAPGAILHCATDWEPYAEQMLEVLSAHPDFENTQEDGGFAPRPAFRPLTRFEGQGLDKGHKVRDLLFRRVAPQA from the coding sequence GTGTCTGAGTTCCGTGATCCCGACCCCAGCCCCGAGGCCCCGCGCCACTTCATCCGCGCCAAGAGCGAGCCGCGCTTCCCGGGCGGACCCGCCGCCGACCCGGCCGGTTCGCATCACGAGCGCCGTATCCGCAGCTTCCAGCCGCGGCGCAGCCGGGTCACCGCCGGGCAGGAGGACGCGTTGCAGCGGCTGTGGCCGCTGTGGGGCCTCGACATCGACGGGCACCGGGTGCTCGATCTCGAGGAGATGTTCGGCGGACTGCCCGTCGTCCTGGAGATCGGCTTCGGCATGGGCGAGGCGACCGCCCAGATGGCCGCCGACGACACGGGGACCGGGATCCTCGCCGTCGACGTCCACACCCCCGGCCAGGGCAACCTGCTCGCTCTCGCGGAGCGGAACGGCCTGTCCAACATCCGGGTGGCCAACGGCGACGCGATCATCCTGCTGCGGGAGATGCTGCCGCCCCGCTCGCTCCACGGTATGCGGGTCTACTTCCCCGACCCGTGGCCGAAGAAGCGGCACCACAAGCGCCGGCTGATCCAGCCGGACTTCCTGACCCTCGCCGCCGGGCCGCTCGCTCCGGGCGCGATCCTGCACTGCGCGACCGACTGGGAGCCGTACGCCGAGCAGATGCTCGAGGTGCTGTCGGCGCATCCCGACTTCGAGAACACCCAGGAGGACGGCGGCTTCGCACCGCGACCCGCGTTCCGTCCCCTGACCCGCTTCGAGGGTCAGGGCCTGGACAAGGGCCACAAGGTCCGCGATCTGCTGTTCCGCCGGGTCGCGCCACAGGCGTGA